In Bacteroidota bacterium, a single window of DNA contains:
- the topA gene encoding type I DNA topoisomerase — translation MSKKNLVIVESPAKAKTIEKYLGSEYLVKSSYGHIRDLDKGDGAIDLKNNYQPKYIIPADKLKLVNELKKLSKDAETIWLASDDDREGEAISWHLAEVLGLKPNNTKRIVFNEITKPAIERAIQNPRNIDTNLVNAQQARRVLDRLVGYELSPLLWKKVKPSLSAGRVQSVAVRLVVEKEREIRDVKIISDYRIAAIFSDGQTFFKAILNKRFATEADAIAFLETSKSSEFNVKSVETKPIQRNPSPPFTTSTLQQEASRKLGAPVGTTMQLAQKLYEEGHITYMRTDSLNLSDMAIGAAKNTINNEFGAEYSQIRKYTTKTAGAQEAHEAIRPTNFNVQQAGETERERKLYNLIWKRAIASQMASAKLEKTIIEIESNNHKYLFIAEGEVIKFDGFLRVYMESNDDDETEETAGILPALQKDDAVVAQEISAEEKYSRPPARYTEASLVKKLEELGIGRPSTYAPTISTIQKRGYVEVGKKEGASRELHIHTLKNQIITSKKQTEKTGSDKGKLIPTDIGILVTHFLAEHFTNIMDYGFTAAIEKEFDDIAAGLQTWSKMIDRFYHPFHNLVKQTESTAERITGEREIGTDPKSGKKMIAKMGKFGPYVQIVEPDENKKSQFASLRAGQSIETISLEDALELFKLPRTVGMFEDSELIINIGRFGPYVLHNKKFYSLPKNFDPLSVSEIDAIGVIEAKRAEDVNTDKLPLQLGEWNGATLEVNKGRFGPYVKYQGKYYSLPKGTSLFELTKDQAIDAVKSKLAEEEKKIIAKIGSGDDEIVVQNGRYGPYFTYKGNNYKLGNIKPDALTKEQADEIIKSTPVKASPKKKKTKK, via the coding sequence ATGTCAAAAAAAAACCTAGTAATTGTTGAGTCTCCTGCAAAAGCAAAGACGATAGAAAAATACCTTGGTAGCGAATACCTTGTTAAGTCGAGCTACGGACATATCCGCGATTTGGACAAAGGCGATGGAGCAATTGACCTCAAAAACAATTATCAACCTAAATACATCATCCCTGCGGACAAGCTTAAATTAGTCAATGAATTAAAAAAACTAAGCAAAGACGCGGAAACAATCTGGCTTGCATCTGATGATGATCGTGAAGGAGAAGCAATCTCATGGCATTTAGCTGAAGTGTTGGGATTGAAACCCAATAATACCAAAAGAATTGTCTTTAATGAAATTACCAAACCCGCTATTGAACGTGCCATTCAAAACCCACGAAATATTGATACGAATCTTGTAAATGCTCAACAAGCACGCAGGGTTTTAGATAGATTAGTCGGATATGAACTTTCGCCTCTACTTTGGAAAAAAGTAAAACCTTCTTTATCAGCCGGACGTGTGCAATCGGTGGCTGTGCGCTTGGTTGTTGAGAAGGAAAGAGAAATACGAGATGTTAAGATAATCTCTGACTATAGAATTGCCGCTATCTTTTCAGACGGACAAACATTCTTCAAAGCCATTCTTAACAAACGTTTTGCAACAGAAGCTGATGCAATCGCTTTTTTAGAAACCTCTAAAAGTTCCGAATTCAATGTAAAAAGTGTAGAGACTAAACCAATTCAAAGAAACCCTTCCCCACCTTTTACTACAAGCACATTGCAACAAGAAGCATCTCGCAAACTTGGAGCGCCTGTGGGTACCACCATGCAACTCGCTCAAAAATTGTATGAAGAAGGTCATATCACCTATATGAGGACTGACTCTCTGAACTTGTCCGACATGGCTATTGGTGCTGCAAAAAACACTATCAACAATGAATTTGGTGCTGAATATTCCCAAATCAGAAAATACACAACCAAAACTGCCGGAGCACAAGAAGCACATGAAGCTATCAGACCAACCAACTTTAATGTGCAACAAGCTGGCGAAACTGAGCGAGAGAGAAAACTCTACAACTTGATATGGAAACGCGCTATTGCCTCTCAAATGGCGAGCGCAAAGCTTGAAAAAACCATAATTGAGATAGAAAGTAATAACCACAAATACTTATTCATTGCAGAGGGAGAAGTAATCAAGTTTGATGGATTTCTTAGAGTTTACATGGAGTCAAATGATGATGACGAAACAGAAGAAACAGCAGGAATCCTGCCTGCTTTACAAAAAGATGATGCAGTTGTAGCACAAGAAATATCTGCAGAAGAAAAATACTCCCGACCTCCTGCAAGATATACCGAAGCAAGTTTGGTAAAAAAACTGGAAGAATTAGGTATTGGCAGACCTTCTACATACGCCCCAACCATTTCTACTATCCAAAAAAGAGGGTATGTAGAAGTGGGTAAGAAAGAAGGTGCATCAAGAGAACTACACATTCATACACTTAAAAATCAAATAATTACATCTAAAAAACAGACTGAAAAAACCGGTTCTGATAAAGGCAAACTAATCCCCACTGACATAGGAATACTGGTAACCCATTTCCTTGCTGAGCATTTTACCAACATTATGGACTATGGTTTTACTGCTGCCATTGAGAAAGAGTTTGATGATATTGCTGCTGGTCTGCAAACGTGGAGCAAGATGATAGATCGATTTTATCACCCTTTCCATAATCTGGTTAAACAAACCGAAAGCACCGCAGAAAGAATCACCGGTGAAAGAGAAATCGGTACCGACCCCAAGAGCGGCAAGAAGATGATAGCCAAAATGGGTAAATTTGGACCTTATGTTCAAATTGTTGAGCCCGATGAAAATAAAAAATCTCAATTCGCTAGTCTAAGAGCAGGACAAAGTATTGAAACTATAAGTCTTGAAGATGCATTAGAACTGTTCAAACTACCCAGAACAGTAGGGATGTTTGAGGACTCTGAACTGATAATCAACATAGGTCGCTTTGGACCTTATGTATTACACAATAAGAAGTTTTATTCACTACCCAAAAATTTCGACCCACTATCTGTGAGTGAAATTGATGCAATCGGGGTAATAGAAGCAAAACGTGCTGAAGACGTTAACACTGACAAACTACCCTTGCAACTCGGAGAATGGAATGGAGCTACGCTCGAAGTGAACAAAGGCAGATTCGGACCTTATGTTAAATATCAAGGCAAATACTATTCGCTGCCAAAAGGAACTTCACTTTTTGAACTAACAAAAGACCAAGCAATTGATGCAGTCAAATCCAAATTAGCCGAAGAAGAAAAGAAAATCATTGCCAAAATAGGGAGCGGAGATGATGAGATTGTAGTTCAAAACGGTAGATACGGACCCTATTTCACTTATAAAGGCAACAATTACAAACTGGGAAATATCAAACCGGATGCGCTCACCAAGGAACAAGCAGATGAAATCATAAAATCTACTCCTGTAAAGGCATCTCCCAAAAAGAAAAAAACAAAGAAGTAA
- a CDS encoding transglutaminase-like domain-containing protein — protein MDYNALIYLIDDPDKTVREEVTNKILQLGDAILPSLRQSLENLPFDSPEGIERLNHLIEEIEFAQISEKIIDWTQQPDDLLKGMWLTNLTSGSDIDYNELNKEIERIKLEVWLDLRSNLTALEKVNILNHVFFKRFNFKGDNTDYHNPDNSFLNRVLKKKKGNPISIAFIYSIVAQRLFIPIYGVNLPQHFILAYLDIPDLPSPNADSKGWVKDVPGGFDVLFYINPFNEGAVFGKKHIEVFLQQIKIDNVAPELFYPCSNKDIIIRVLRNLFNAYSLRNQDKKALQYKKLLDMLNSQGM, from the coding sequence ATGGACTACAACGCTCTGATATATTTGATTGATGATCCGGACAAGACCGTACGCGAGGAGGTTACCAATAAAATTCTCCAGCTTGGTGATGCAATTTTGCCCTCACTCAGACAGAGCTTGGAAAATCTACCTTTTGACAGTCCGGAAGGAATCGAAAGACTCAATCATTTGATTGAAGAAATTGAATTTGCTCAAATCTCAGAAAAAATCATTGACTGGACACAACAACCCGATGATTTGCTCAAAGGAATGTGGCTCACAAACCTGACAAGTGGTTCTGATATTGATTATAACGAACTTAACAAAGAAATTGAACGTATCAAACTTGAGGTATGGCTTGATTTGCGAAGCAATCTAACTGCCCTCGAAAAAGTAAATATTCTCAATCATGTTTTTTTCAAAAGATTTAATTTCAAAGGCGACAATACAGATTATCATAATCCTGACAACAGTTTTCTGAATAGAGTTTTAAAAAAGAAAAAGGGAAATCCCATTTCAATAGCTTTTATTTACTCGATTGTTGCGCAGCGACTCTTTATACCCATTTATGGCGTTAATCTGCCACAACACTTTATACTCGCCTATTTGGACATCCCCGACTTGCCTTCACCTAATGCAGATTCCAAAGGCTGGGTAAAAGATGTACCGGGTGGATTTGATGTACTCTTTTATATTAATCCTTTCAATGAAGGAGCTGTATTTGGCAAAAAACATATAGAAGTATTTTTGCAACAAATCAAAATTGATAATGTGGCACCGGAACTTTTCTACCCTTGTTCTAACAAAGATATTATCATCCGTGTATTGAGAAACCTATTCAATGCCTATTCCTTACGTAATCAAGATAAAAAAGCATTACAATATAAAAAACTGCTGGATATGCTGAATTCGCAGGGTATGTAA
- a CDS encoding ABC transporter permease gives MLSALSDKGFRNAILSLAVKTIKLRYKNSLLGVFWSMLNPLIFLVIMLIIFREIASIPNYALYALSGLVFWNFLSASVLQVLTSFIDNSAILKSINLHPLSFPLSAVLAAIFNLLLSLIPFSILMFFLGYRIDISLIAIIPVLFVSALFILGLGMFLGTTNVYFRDVQLLWISIIPAFFYFTPIAYTIDIIPVESQKYIKMNPFYYFMECYHDIFYYSRFPDLKNFLICTIMALIVFGLGLFFFNKYRKGFISNI, from the coding sequence GTGCTGTCAGCTTTATCAGACAAAGGTTTCCGAAATGCAATTTTGAGTCTTGCCGTTAAAACCATCAAACTGAGATACAAGAACTCTCTGTTGGGTGTTTTTTGGAGCATGCTTAATCCATTGATATTCCTTGTTATTATGCTGATAATTTTCAGAGAAATTGCCTCTATCCCTAATTACGCTTTATATGCCTTGAGTGGACTTGTCTTTTGGAACTTTCTATCCGCTTCAGTTTTGCAAGTTTTGACTTCGTTTATAGACAATTCTGCTATTCTTAAATCTATCAACTTACACCCTTTGAGTTTCCCACTTTCTGCAGTATTAGCAGCCATTTTCAACTTATTACTTTCGCTGATTCCATTTTCAATTCTCATGTTCTTTTTAGGATATAGAATTGACATCAGTCTCATTGCCATCATTCCTGTTTTGTTTGTGAGCGCCCTATTTATCTTGGGATTAGGAATGTTTCTCGGCACAACCAATGTCTATTTCAGAGATGTTCAACTGCTTTGGATTAGCATTATACCTGCTTTTTTCTACTTCACTCCGATAGCTTATACCATTGATATTATCCCTGTTGAATCTCAGAAATACATCAAGATGAATCCATTCTATTACTTTATGGAATGTTATCACGATATTTTTTATTATTCCAGATTTCCCGATTTAAAAAACTTTCTGATTTGCACTATCATGGCATTAATTGTATTTGGGCTGGGGTTATTTTTCTTTAACAAATACCGCAAAGGTTTTATTTCCAACATTTAA
- a CDS encoding ABC transporter ATP-binding protein — protein MPQEPIIKLENVDICFYVMESGHVSLKEFILHPGKYKLLQKQYVLRDISLEIYKGESIGLLGKNGSGKSTLLRALSGIIIPEKGTLTVKGKVAPLLGLGIGLEQEMSGLENIKLSCALMGLSKAETKDLIPQIIEFSELGDSIHWAVKRYSTGMMSRLSFSIAIMKQPDILLIDEVLAVGDKGFQEKCLHKVTELKTAGTTVVYVSHSMSEIENMCSKAALIHNGHLEMFGDVKSVGEKYLQLFN, from the coding sequence ATGCCACAAGAACCCATTATAAAATTAGAGAATGTGGATATATGCTTTTATGTAATGGAGAGCGGGCACGTTTCTTTGAAAGAGTTTATCTTGCACCCTGGCAAATACAAATTACTACAGAAACAATATGTACTTCGAGACATCTCTTTAGAAATATACAAAGGTGAGAGCATCGGACTTTTAGGAAAAAATGGTTCCGGCAAAAGCACCTTGCTTCGCGCATTATCAGGGATTATTATACCGGAAAAAGGCACATTGACCGTAAAGGGGAAAGTAGCTCCTCTGCTCGGATTGGGTATTGGTCTTGAGCAGGAAATGTCCGGTTTGGAAAACATCAAACTCAGTTGTGCACTTATGGGCTTGTCCAAAGCCGAAACAAAAGATTTAATACCACAAATTATTGAATTTTCTGAATTAGGGGATAGCATACATTGGGCTGTTAAAAGATACAGCACCGGAATGATGAGCAGACTCTCTTTCAGTATTGCTATAATGAAACAACCTGATATTCTTTTGATAGATGAAGTGCTTGCCGTTGGAGACAAGGGTTTTCAGGAGAAATGCCTACACAAGGTCACCGAATTAAAGACTGCAGGCACAACAGTTGTATATGTTTCACATAGCATGAGTGAAATAGAAAACATGTGTTCCAAAGCCGCATTGATTCATAACGGACACTTGGAAATGTTTGGAGATGTAAAGTCAGTTGGTGAAAAGTATCTTCAATTATTTAATTAA
- a CDS encoding glycosyltransferase family 2 protein, with protein sequence MNKVKEHKDKLITEKGKPLQAYDEADYEALVNTVRNYEERIKKIEDSPYWKMYLFFTKTKLILTSESYLKGDKWKFIQRLRFLCSKHGLFLIGKFFKQLFTLIFGRVNSFIGFGKGYEPINYETFKQKNFPRESDFELMQDSIKRFNIKPHFFLFVIIDRISFKHLNAFLQSIEQQVYSNFEVHFVLQDPSEIMTYTLEKITASDSRFNFITEDKIVHFDTDIKNQFILYTKPDCILSSHCLYHFANKINNDRESDFFYSDNDFFDKNNYESTQTPYFKPDWSPHTLLSRNYIGDFFVVSTELYKRTKLQSHFNFYSLVLNLTQNAQQIAHIQKILYHKNKRNITSEEIKENHQALNHFLAVYYENSYAKLSETALGCFTPMFKLKHTPLVSIIIPAKNKSAVLQECIDSILSITTYTNYEIIVVDNGSTEKSFLSTLAQYEYNHPNKIRSIRLDIPFNYSILNNKAAKIANGDYLLFLNNDTKVFSPNLLEEMLRFAQLENAGAVGVKLLYPNNTIQHAGIILSLDETGAHIYSGAHKDTSGYYNNASCVTNYGAVTGACMMVSKEKFQMVGGFDEKLAVDCNDVDLCCKLYTIGYFNIYIPHVSMYHYECLTRGNPMLRTQALIHQNNEKNYLLNKWDKMIKNDPFYNDNLTRISKNYEIKNA encoded by the coding sequence GTGAACAAAGTAAAGGAGCATAAAGACAAATTAATTACGGAAAAAGGTAAACCTCTACAAGCCTATGACGAGGCCGACTACGAGGCACTGGTTAATACCGTTAGAAATTATGAAGAAAGAATCAAGAAGATTGAGGACAGTCCATATTGGAAAATGTACTTGTTCTTTACCAAAACAAAGCTCATCCTTACAAGCGAGAGTTATTTGAAAGGGGACAAATGGAAGTTTATACAGCGCTTACGTTTTTTATGCTCCAAACATGGTTTGTTTTTGATTGGCAAATTCTTCAAACAACTTTTTACACTTATTTTTGGTAGAGTAAACTCCTTTATTGGATTTGGAAAAGGATATGAACCCATTAACTACGAAACATTTAAACAAAAGAACTTTCCAAGAGAAAGTGATTTTGAATTGATGCAAGACAGTATCAAGCGTTTTAATATCAAGCCACACTTTTTCTTATTTGTAATCATCGACCGCATAAGTTTCAAACACCTAAACGCTTTTCTACAATCAATAGAACAACAGGTTTATTCAAATTTTGAAGTACATTTTGTTTTGCAAGACCCGAGTGAAATCATGACATACACGCTCGAAAAAATTACTGCTTCAGACTCTAGATTTAATTTTATAACAGAGGATAAAATCGTTCATTTTGATACTGATATAAAGAATCAATTCATTCTTTACACAAAACCGGATTGCATTCTTTCGTCACACTGTCTTTACCATTTTGCAAACAAGATTAACAATGATCGAGAATCTGATTTTTTCTATTCTGACAATGACTTCTTTGACAAAAACAATTATGAATCAACCCAAACCCCCTATTTTAAACCGGACTGGAGTCCTCACACATTACTTTCCAGAAATTATATAGGAGATTTTTTTGTGGTTAGTACCGAACTTTATAAAAGAACGAAGTTGCAATCACATTTTAATTTTTATAGCCTTGTTCTCAATCTGACTCAAAACGCCCAACAAATTGCCCATATTCAAAAGATTTTATACCACAAGAACAAAAGAAATATTACGAGCGAAGAGATTAAGGAAAACCACCAAGCACTCAACCACTTCTTAGCAGTCTATTATGAGAACAGTTATGCTAAATTATCCGAAACTGCCTTAGGATGTTTTACTCCGATGTTTAAGCTTAAACACACCCCGCTTGTTAGTATTATTATCCCGGCTAAAAACAAAAGTGCCGTTTTGCAAGAATGTATAGATTCCATTTTATCAATCACTACCTATACCAACTACGAAATTATTGTGGTGGACAATGGCAGCACTGAGAAGTCTTTTTTAAGCACATTGGCGCAATACGAATATAATCATCCTAACAAAATACGCTCAATTCGTTTAGACATCCCTTTCAACTATTCAATCTTAAATAATAAAGCTGCTAAAATTGCCAACGGAGATTATCTGCTTTTTTTGAATAATGACACTAAAGTATTCTCACCCAACTTGTTGGAAGAAATGCTCAGATTTGCTCAACTTGAAAATGCCGGTGCAGTAGGTGTGAAACTACTTTATCCCAACAATACAATACAGCATGCAGGTATAATTCTTTCGTTGGATGAAACAGGTGCACACATTTATTCAGGTGCACACAAAGACACTTCAGGATATTACAACAATGCAAGCTGTGTTACAAACTACGGAGCGGTTACCGGTGCTTGTATGATGGTATCAAAAGAAAAATTTCAAATGGTGGGTGGATTTGACGAAAAATTGGCAGTAGATTGCAATGATGTAGATTTATGTTGCAAACTCTATACAATAGGATATTTCAATATCTATATACCACATGTAAGTATGTACCACTACGAATGTTTGACTCGAGGAAATCCAATGTTAAGGACTCAAGCACTGATTCATCAAAACAATGAAAAGAATTACCTCTTAAATAAGTGGGATAAAATGATAAAGAATGACCCATTTTACAACGACAACCTGACTCGTATTTCCAAAAACTACGAAATTAAAAATGCCTGA